A window of Kiritimatiellaceae bacterium contains these coding sequences:
- a CDS encoding UDP-N-acetylglucosamine--N-acetylmuramyl-(pentapeptide) pyrophosphoryl-undecaprenol N-acetylglucosamine transferase encodes MSEKLHIAIACGGTGGHIFPGLATARVLRERGHHVTLWLAGKDGEDTAVKGWEGRIVTIPSEGFQFGAFRSVLTALRIAGAVLRCWFIMLRHRPDVVLAMGSYASIGPCLAARLHGIPYILHEANAIPGRAVRLLAPKARAIAICFEETRFHLKGMNAVSAGMPLRPEIQGTGVRNQESGFNLLVMGGSLGAHAINEMVSEAVCALADSRISVTHLTGVADEQKIAGRYRAAGVNAEVRAFTQDMVSLYEKAALAICRSGASTCAELGVFALPALLIPYPHAASDHQTANARALEKFGAADVIQQSVMTVEWLKGYLAEQISDSSRLEKMRTRSAARNVPLNAAAILAGVVEECARK; translated from the coding sequence ATGAGTGAAAAACTGCATATCGCCATCGCCTGCGGTGGAACCGGCGGACATATTTTCCCCGGACTCGCCACCGCCCGTGTTCTGAGAGAGCGCGGACACCACGTCACCCTCTGGCTCGCCGGTAAAGACGGCGAAGACACCGCCGTCAAAGGCTGGGAAGGGCGGATCGTTACGATTCCGTCGGAAGGATTTCAGTTTGGCGCTTTCCGGTCGGTGCTGACCGCGTTGCGGATTGCCGGCGCGGTGCTCCGCTGCTGGTTCATCATGCTGCGTCACCGGCCCGATGTCGTGCTGGCCATGGGCAGTTACGCTTCCATCGGCCCGTGTCTGGCGGCCCGTCTGCATGGAATTCCGTACATTCTGCACGAAGCCAACGCCATACCGGGCCGGGCGGTCCGGCTACTCGCCCCGAAGGCGCGTGCCATTGCCATTTGTTTTGAGGAAACCCGCTTTCATCTTAAAGGAATGAATGCCGTTTCTGCCGGAATGCCGCTGAGACCGGAGATTCAGGGGACAGGAGTCAGGAATCAGGAGTCAGGATTCAATCTCCTCGTCATGGGTGGATCACTCGGCGCTCATGCCATCAACGAAATGGTTTCTGAGGCCGTTTGCGCGCTGGCCGACAGCCGGATCAGCGTGACGCATTTAACCGGCGTGGCGGACGAGCAGAAAATTGCCGGGCGCTACCGCGCCGCCGGGGTGAATGCCGAAGTGCGCGCTTTCACTCAGGATATGGTGTCGCTTTATGAAAAAGCCGCGCTGGCCATCTGCCGCTCCGGCGCGTCCACCTGCGCCGAGCTCGGCGTGTTTGCTTTACCGGCGCTGCTGATTCCGTATCCGCATGCCGCCAGCGACCACCAGACCGCCAATGCCCGCGCCCTTGAAAAATTCGGCGCGGCGGATGTGATTCAGCAGAGCGTCATGACGGTCGAGTGGCTCAAAGGCTATCTGGCCGAACAGATCAGCGATTCGTCCCGGCTTGAAAAAATGCGTACGCGTTCCGCTGCACGCAATGTTCCGTTGAACGCAGCCGCAATCCTTGCCGGGGTGGTGGAAGAATGCGCCCGCAAATAG
- a CDS encoding bifunctional folylpolyglutamate synthase/dihydrofolate synthase, protein MNIENSLSSLFARTVHGIQPELDVTVALLEKLGNPHKSLKCIHVAGTNGKGSVCAMMESVLRASGFKTGLYTSPHLFRFNERFRVNGREIPDPALAQLIADVEAAAQSLTTRPATFFEISTAMAFEYFKREKVDYAVIETGMGGRWDATNVIQPLLSVITRIDFDHAEYLGTEIEKIAGEKAGIIKSGAPVICGPMPVEAEAVIYKEAKEKKVPILGSDEAVFFQILEARRDDQLLHIEASGHEYPNVRLPLAGNFQMENCGIAVAALEDLADIEGIRLQMKRGLEAVKWPGRFQLLQQKPPVLYDGAHNVCGARALFQTLGEIFPGFGNGFFFGFMKDKDVEGILKTLKPAVEKAWAFTLPGDRAMPAEQIAAIGTKIGMDIQPVSGIQPAIEWLDAGKKRLVCFTGSLYLPAELKKHGFFK, encoded by the coding sequence TTGAATATTGAAAATTCTCTCTCGTCCCTGTTTGCGCGGACAGTGCACGGCATCCAGCCTGAGCTTGATGTGACGGTTGCGCTGCTTGAAAAGCTCGGCAATCCTCACAAGAGCCTGAAATGCATCCACGTCGCCGGAACCAACGGTAAAGGTTCGGTCTGCGCCATGATGGAATCGGTTCTGCGCGCTTCCGGATTTAAAACCGGACTCTACACCTCGCCGCATTTGTTCCGCTTCAACGAACGCTTCCGCGTCAACGGGCGTGAAATTCCCGATCCGGCTTTGGCTCAGCTTATTGCCGACGTCGAAGCCGCCGCGCAAAGCCTGACAACGCGCCCGGCCACTTTTTTTGAAATCTCCACTGCCATGGCGTTTGAATATTTTAAACGCGAAAAGGTGGACTATGCTGTCATCGAAACCGGTATGGGCGGACGCTGGGACGCCACCAATGTTATTCAGCCGCTTCTTTCTGTTATCACCCGTATTGATTTCGACCACGCCGAATATCTCGGAACCGAAATCGAAAAAATCGCCGGGGAAAAAGCCGGTATCATCAAATCCGGCGCGCCGGTGATCTGCGGCCCGATGCCGGTCGAGGCCGAAGCGGTTATCTATAAAGAAGCCAAAGAGAAAAAAGTTCCAATCCTTGGAAGCGACGAAGCGGTCTTTTTCCAAATTCTGGAAGCCCGCCGTGACGATCAGCTTCTACATATCGAAGCCAGCGGCCACGAATACCCGAACGTCCGCCTGCCGCTCGCCGGAAATTTTCAGATGGAAAACTGCGGCATCGCCGTCGCCGCGCTCGAAGATCTGGCCGACATTGAAGGCATCCGCCTTCAAATGAAACGGGGGCTCGAAGCCGTCAAATGGCCAGGCCGCTTTCAGCTTCTTCAACAGAAGCCGCCGGTGCTTTATGACGGCGCGCATAATGTCTGCGGTGCCCGTGCGCTGTTCCAAACTCTGGGTGAAATTTTTCCAGGTTTTGGAAACGGATTCTTTTTCGGCTTCATGAAGGATAAAGACGTCGAAGGAATTCTGAAAACGCTCAAACCTGCCGTCGAAAAAGCCTGGGCATTTACATTACCCGGCGACCGCGCGATGCCTGCGGAGCAGATTGCCGCCATCGGAACAAAAATCGGAATGGACATTCAGCCCGTCAGCGGCATACAACCGGCGATCGAGTGGCTGGACGCCGGTAAAAAGCGGCTCGTTTGTTTTACCGGTTCACTGTATCTTCCCGCAGAACTAAAAAAACATGGATTTTTCAAATGA
- a CDS encoding acetyl-CoA carboxylase carboxyltransferase subunit beta, with the protein MALRFGKKKYSTVQVRKRDVPDGLWEKCPGCNEILYAKQLEESLQVCPKCSFHFTLGRQKRIEMFADEGTFVEWDADITSADPLGFTGKDSYVAKLEANRKKTGFKDAVTCGAAQLNGRDIGLGVMDFSFLGASMGSVVGEKITRLIERCTAEKRPCIIVCASGGARMYEGLYSLMQMAKTSAALARHAKAGLPYIPVLTHPTMAGVMASFATLGDVIVAEPGALIGFAGPRVIKETTQQDLPEGFQRAEFLEKHGLIDMVVPRPQLKARLALVLDYMADNAQ; encoded by the coding sequence ATGGCTTTACGATTCGGTAAGAAAAAATATTCGACGGTTCAGGTGCGCAAACGGGATGTTCCGGACGGCTTGTGGGAAAAATGCCCCGGCTGCAATGAAATCCTTTACGCCAAACAGCTCGAAGAGAGCCTTCAGGTCTGTCCGAAATGCAGTTTCCATTTCACCCTTGGCCGCCAGAAGCGCATCGAAATGTTTGCCGATGAAGGTACGTTCGTTGAATGGGATGCAGATATTACCTCCGCCGACCCGCTTGGGTTTACCGGCAAGGATTCTTACGTCGCCAAGCTCGAAGCCAACCGGAAAAAGACCGGCTTCAAAGACGCTGTCACCTGCGGTGCCGCTCAACTCAATGGACGCGACATCGGACTTGGCGTAATGGACTTTTCTTTTCTCGGCGCCAGCATGGGCAGCGTGGTTGGTGAGAAAATCACCCGCCTCATTGAGCGCTGCACCGCCGAAAAGCGGCCGTGCATCATCGTTTGCGCTTCCGGCGGCGCCCGCATGTATGAAGGACTTTACAGCCTTATGCAGATGGCCAAAACCAGCGCCGCGCTGGCCCGCCACGCCAAAGCCGGTCTGCCGTACATTCCGGTGCTCACCCATCCGACGATGGCCGGCGTCATGGCCAGTTTCGCCACGCTTGGTGATGTCATCGTTGCCGAACCCGGCGCACTGATCGGCTTTGCCGGACCACGCGTTATTAAGGAAACCACCCAGCAGGATCTGCCGGAAGGCTTCCAGCGCGCCGAGTTCCTTGAAAAGCACGGGCTCATTGACATGGTCGTTCCGCGCCCGCAACTCAAGGCGCGTCTGGCTCTGGTTCTCGACTACATGGCCGATAATGCTCAATGA
- a CDS encoding type II secretion system protein GspD, which produces MRNVLKILMVGALTACAAFAQDKSESVEGIVKELGGYKAAPVVAAPAVTAPVVVEPVPAVVAPAPVVVAEIPAVEAKPVVAKESKGWKFWHKADKKPVVAEVPAAAAPAETPAAVEAVKEAPAANPADVKAMVEESRDLYVGGEFERAQRGFEAVIKKDPENLIARMYLRKLLERDARKTEVSAIKDVTGAWKTDLILRSYPISAEAAEKMEMKNAAKAMDVTGKFPEVTFPKGASAVYQPKLEKLFVRNTRENLAVIEEILVAMDVSKVSSEVAQVEIEAKFIEVSEGTLEQLGFEWRSIVGQPISTVGGVNIPAGQYLFDDALRGGPGNATPGLPFNNAAGQGVTPASGDWTAFRMEDTFSTTPANMRVSKGGSTPLDILISALDQSSGADMLSAPRVVTKSGKKATIRVGQLHYYPDVYETGASGGNIVHVKYADWNERLLGVELDVTPTVDGDQIELGLNPKLLELEGMQSYDIAPADSAYTWYQYRIGLAFTHDPITAQLPIFRKREIKTEVTIADGATIGMGGLINEKVESYEDKVPVLGSIPLIGRLFRNEGERAVKRNLMIFVTAKKVTPSGRINTARSFE; this is translated from the coding sequence ATGCGAAATGTACTGAAAATTTTAATGGTCGGCGCGCTGACCGCGTGCGCGGCGTTCGCTCAGGACAAGTCTGAGAGCGTTGAAGGTATCGTTAAAGAACTCGGCGGTTACAAGGCGGCTCCGGTTGTTGCCGCTCCGGCGGTAACTGCCCCGGTCGTTGTTGAACCTGTTCCTGCCGTTGTGGCCCCCGCTCCGGTGGTGGTTGCAGAAATTCCCGCAGTAGAAGCCAAACCGGTCGTTGCCAAAGAATCCAAAGGATGGAAATTCTGGCACAAAGCCGATAAAAAGCCGGTAGTTGCTGAAGTACCTGCAGCAGCCGCTCCCGCCGAAACACCTGCAGCAGTGGAAGCCGTCAAAGAAGCTCCTGCCGCCAATCCGGCTGACGTTAAAGCAATGGTTGAAGAAAGCCGCGATCTGTATGTCGGCGGCGAATTCGAACGCGCTCAGCGCGGATTTGAAGCCGTCATCAAGAAAGACCCGGAAAATCTGATTGCACGGATGTATCTGCGTAAATTGCTGGAACGCGATGCCCGCAAGACGGAAGTTTCCGCGATAAAAGATGTGACCGGCGCATGGAAGACCGATCTGATCCTCCGCTCCTACCCCATCTCCGCCGAAGCGGCTGAAAAGATGGAGATGAAAAATGCAGCCAAAGCCATGGACGTGACCGGCAAGTTCCCGGAAGTGACGTTCCCGAAGGGCGCTTCGGCTGTTTACCAGCCGAAACTTGAAAAGCTCTTCGTTCGCAATACCCGTGAAAATCTGGCCGTGATCGAAGAAATTCTGGTTGCGATGGATGTCTCCAAAGTTTCCTCCGAGGTGGCTCAGGTTGAAATCGAAGCCAAGTTTATCGAAGTGTCCGAAGGCACACTGGAACAGCTCGGCTTTGAATGGCGTAGTATCGTCGGTCAGCCCATTTCCACCGTTGGCGGAGTCAACATCCCCGCCGGACAATATCTATTTGACGACGCCCTGCGCGGCGGACCAGGCAATGCGACCCCCGGTCTTCCATTCAATAATGCAGCAGGCCAAGGTGTCACCCCTGCTTCCGGCGACTGGACTGCCTTCCGGATGGAAGATACATTCAGCACAACCCCTGCCAACATGAGAGTAAGCAAAGGCGGATCCACCCCGCTAGACATCCTGATCAGCGCGCTGGATCAGAGCTCAGGCGCTGACATGCTGTCTGCTCCCCGCGTTGTCACTAAGAGCGGCAAGAAAGCTACCATCCGCGTCGGTCAGCTTCACTATTATCCCGATGTGTACGAAACCGGTGCAAGCGGCGGTAACATTGTCCATGTAAAATACGCAGACTGGAACGAGCGTCTGCTGGGTGTTGAGCTGGATGTAACCCCGACGGTTGACGGCGACCAGATCGAGCTGGGATTGAACCCGAAACTGCTCGAACTCGAAGGCATGCAGTCTTACGACATCGCGCCAGCAGATTCGGCTTATACCTGGTATCAGTACCGCATTGGTCTGGCTTTTACGCACGATCCCATCACGGCGCAACTGCCGATTTTCCGGAAGCGTGAAATTAAAACCGAAGTCACCATTGCCGACGGCGCCACCATCGGTATGGGCGGCCTGATCAACGAAAAGGTCGAATCCTACGAAGACAAGGTGCCGGTGCTCGGCAGCATTCCGCTGATCGGACGGCTCTTCCGCAACGAAGGGGAACGTGCGGTTAAGCGTAATCTGATGATCTTCGTGACCGCCAAAAAGGTGACGCCTTCGGGACGGATTAACACCGCCCGCTCCTTCGAATAA
- a CDS encoding sulfatase yields MKKKLAGRKNLIIILADQLRRQALACYGDPNVSTPNIDRLAAKGVRFNAACSTYPVCVPFRFSLMTGEYGHARNVPTIDWQMDPGERSLADPFNEAGYHTVYLGKWHLDGIPYPHFDVPVPRERQARWQKWYGFELCNNHFNSFYFEDDDPEKKLIEGYQTDGFFDLTIHHLAEKRPKDKPFCCLLSVEPPHFPYEAPEEDIARWRDRELILPATFQQRENYFCPESTWDPPIEADVNDRLRRLRIYYAMIENLDRNVGKLLDWLDHEGLAENTIVSLIADHGEMGGAHGFPTAMKESSFEEAIAIPFIVCDPSVAQTKVIDDVLCTEDFFPTFCGIAGVKVPAGLPGLDCSPLIRGESRGLERESVLIEMVEERRPKGTFYGHSMRGLRGPRYKYTVLRGPQGGVYSPGHIAPWQLFDREKDSLEQRNLLLDPEQDTAELAQRLHCELVEKLEAANDGEWIKGCALPFA; encoded by the coding sequence GTGAAAAAGAAACTGGCGGGTCGAAAGAATCTGATCATTATTCTTGCCGACCAATTGCGGCGGCAGGCTCTCGCTTGCTACGGCGATCCCAATGTGAGCACACCGAACATTGACCGTCTGGCCGCAAAAGGCGTGCGCTTTAATGCGGCCTGCAGTACTTATCCGGTTTGTGTTCCTTTCCGGTTTTCTCTGATGACCGGCGAGTACGGCCACGCGAGGAATGTGCCGACCATCGACTGGCAGATGGATCCGGGCGAGCGCAGTCTGGCTGATCCGTTTAACGAAGCGGGTTATCACACGGTCTATCTCGGCAAATGGCATCTTGACGGAATTCCGTATCCGCATTTTGATGTTCCTGTGCCGCGCGAGCGGCAGGCGCGCTGGCAGAAGTGGTACGGCTTTGAACTCTGCAATAACCATTTTAACAGCTTCTATTTCGAGGATGATGATCCCGAGAAGAAGCTCATTGAGGGGTATCAGACCGACGGATTTTTCGATCTCACCATTCATCATCTTGCTGAAAAACGACCGAAGGACAAACCGTTCTGCTGCCTTCTTTCGGTTGAGCCGCCGCATTTTCCCTATGAAGCGCCGGAAGAGGATATCGCCCGCTGGCGCGACCGCGAACTGATCCTTCCCGCGACGTTTCAGCAGCGGGAAAATTATTTCTGTCCTGAGAGTACATGGGATCCGCCGATAGAGGCCGATGTTAACGACCGGCTCCGGCGTTTGCGCATCTATTACGCTATGATCGAGAATCTGGATCGTAACGTCGGTAAACTTCTGGACTGGCTCGATCACGAAGGTCTCGCCGAAAACACGATTGTCTCGCTCATTGCCGACCACGGCGAAATGGGCGGCGCGCACGGTTTCCCGACCGCAATGAAGGAGAGCAGTTTTGAAGAGGCGATTGCTATACCGTTTATTGTCTGCGATCCCTCTGTCGCGCAGACCAAAGTGATTGATGATGTTCTCTGCACAGAAGATTTTTTTCCGACTTTCTGCGGCATCGCCGGAGTTAAGGTTCCTGCCGGACTCCCCGGTCTTGACTGCTCGCCGCTGATCCGCGGCGAAAGCCGTGGCCTTGAGCGTGAGAGTGTGCTGATTGAAATGGTCGAGGAGCGTCGTCCGAAAGGAACTTTCTACGGACACAGCATGCGCGGTTTGCGCGGGCCGCGTTACAAATACACCGTCTTAAGAGGGCCGCAGGGCGGTGTCTATTCACCCGGTCATATCGCTCCGTGGCAGTTATTTGACCGGGAGAAAGATTCGCTGGAACAGCGCAACCTGTTGCTCGACCCTGAACAGGATACGGCAGAGCTTGCGCAGCGCTTGCACTGCGAGCTGGTGGAAAAACTTGAAGCGGCCAACGACGGCGAATGGATTAAGGGCTGCGCTCTTCCGTTTGCATAA
- a CDS encoding ComF family protein, producing the protein MFCRSRFSIFTGMLDLIYPRNCVHCGASAPEPMRHICWDCLSDTPKVEPPFCTLCGDPVAGDIQHDYTCFACSRETPSFDRARSAVRYEGGIGTALRELKYKNSLWVVQDLTDLLLACVQAEYPEAEFDWITSVPLHPPRRRERGFNQAALIGGALARRMHLPFRENLLRRVRPTVTQTGLTAPQRAANVCGAFRVGFFARPTGKRILLVDDVMTTGATVNACAGVLKKGGAASVYVVTVARG; encoded by the coding sequence TTGTTCTGCCGGAGCCGTTTCTCCATCTTTACCGGCATGCTTGATTTGATTTATCCGCGCAACTGTGTGCACTGCGGGGCTTCCGCTCCGGAACCGATGAGGCATATCTGCTGGGATTGTCTGTCGGACACACCCAAAGTCGAACCGCCGTTCTGCACTCTTTGCGGCGATCCGGTGGCAGGCGACATCCAGCACGACTACACCTGCTTCGCCTGTTCCCGCGAAACACCGTCATTTGATCGCGCCCGTTCCGCCGTCCGCTATGAAGGCGGCATAGGCACTGCTCTTCGGGAGCTTAAATATAAAAACTCACTTTGGGTTGTTCAGGATTTAACCGACCTGCTGCTTGCCTGTGTGCAGGCCGAATATCCCGAAGCCGAATTCGACTGGATCACTTCCGTACCGCTTCATCCGCCGCGCCGCCGCGAACGGGGGTTTAATCAGGCGGCCTTGATCGGCGGGGCGCTGGCCCGCCGGATGCACCTTCCTTTCCGCGAAAACCTGCTCCGGCGCGTCCGTCCGACTGTTACCCAAACAGGTTTGACAGCTCCCCAGCGTGCCGCTAACGTGTGCGGCGCTTTTCGGGTCGGGTTTTTTGCCCGGCCGACCGGCAAAAGGATTTTACTGGTTGATGATGTGATGACGACCGGTGCCACCGTAAATGCCTGCGCGGGTGTTCTGAAAAAAGGCGGGGCGGCTTCGGTGTATGTGGTGACGGTCGCGAGAGGATGA
- a CDS encoding endonuclease — MRFVLYNIRYGTGGRKLFSPLNGYLRRTGKNFERIADFLHDLNPDVAGLIEVDAGSYRSGKSNQAEMIADRLGHYHVYRSKYGEESLTNHFPILNQQGNAFVVRDSGHKETFHYFDRGVKRLVIELEMENVTFFLIHLALSSRLRHRQLGDLYDLLQTVKKPHIVAGDFNALWGEQEVRLFLAATGLKNAHAADSPTFPSWKPKRHLDFILHSPGIIVEQCWMPDVQFSDHLPIVCDFTVEQKAN, encoded by the coding sequence ATGAGATTTGTTTTATACAACATCCGGTACGGCACGGGCGGGAGAAAACTTTTTTCTCCGCTGAACGGCTATCTGCGCCGTACCGGCAAAAACTTTGAACGCATTGCAGACTTTCTGCACGATCTGAATCCCGATGTCGCCGGACTGATCGAAGTCGATGCCGGTTCGTACCGTTCGGGGAAAAGTAATCAGGCCGAAATGATTGCCGACCGGCTGGGGCACTATCACGTTTACCGCTCAAAATACGGCGAAGAATCGCTGACAAACCATTTCCCGATTCTGAATCAGCAGGGTAACGCTTTCGTGGTGCGTGACAGCGGTCATAAGGAAACCTTTCATTATTTTGATCGCGGCGTGAAGCGGCTGGTGATTGAGTTGGAGATGGAGAATGTCACCTTTTTTCTGATTCATCTGGCTCTCAGTTCACGTCTGCGCCACCGCCAGCTCGGCGATCTGTATGATCTGCTCCAGACGGTTAAAAAACCGCACATCGTCGCCGGTGATTTTAACGCGTTGTGGGGCGAGCAGGAGGTGCGGCTGTTTCTGGCGGCGACGGGACTTAAAAATGCCCATGCGGCCGACTCGCCGACATTTCCAAGCTGGAAACCGAAACGCCATCTCGATTTTATTCTGCATAGCCCCGGGATCATCGTGGAGCAATGCTGGATGCCGGACGTTCAGTTTTCCGATCACCTGCCGATTGTCTGTGATTTCACTGTGGAACAAAAAGCGAATTAG